The proteins below are encoded in one region of Berryella intestinalis:
- the secG gene encoding preprotein translocase subunit SecG, producing MNPLLIILLILLIVSGLGLIVFILLHSGKGTGVSDMVASAVYSSQTGTSIVEKNLDRITIALAIIFMLALVALMFVYPQGTISR from the coding sequence GTGAACCCTCTTCTGATTATCCTGCTCATACTCCTGATCGTTTCCGGTCTGGGGCTCATCGTGTTCATCTTGCTGCATTCCGGCAAGGGCACCGGCGTGTCCGACATGGTCGCCAGCGCCGTGTACTCGTCGCAAACCGGCACCAGCATCGTGGAGAAGAACCTCGACCGCATCACCATTGCGCTCGCGATCATCTTCATGCTGGCGCTCGTCGCGCTGATGTTCGTGTACCCCCAGGGAACGATTTCCCGTTAG
- a CDS encoding cation diffusion facilitator family transporter: protein MASFLSSNSTSRTNQVQTVLVVVLLFNLAVAFAKFIYGTVSGLSSVQADGVHSLFDSAGNVVGIFGVLIASRPPDETHPYGHAKFETYASVIIGVMLLFAAYEVGSEALSKIATGSTGTVEPFSFVLMIGTLGVNIFVSQYEKRRAAELKSEVLAADARHTLSDVFVSIGVLASLGLVALGYPMADPIMTLLVMLAILKAAYEVFSTAIVTLSDHAVIPVEELRGLAMSVEGVEDTHHERSRGSESEIYCDLHVLVDEGMTVGEAHRVAEAVERTIKEARPEVKEALVHIEPNDGHVD, encoded by the coding sequence GTGGCATCCTTCCTTTCTTCCAATTCGACCTCGCGCACGAACCAGGTGCAGACGGTGCTCGTCGTCGTCTTGCTGTTCAACCTGGCCGTGGCGTTTGCCAAGTTCATCTACGGAACGGTTTCGGGTCTGTCGTCGGTTCAGGCCGACGGCGTCCACTCGCTGTTCGATTCGGCGGGCAACGTGGTGGGGATCTTCGGCGTTCTGATCGCCTCGAGGCCCCCCGATGAGACGCATCCGTACGGGCACGCCAAGTTCGAGACCTATGCGAGCGTGATCATCGGGGTCATGCTGCTGTTCGCGGCCTACGAAGTTGGTTCGGAGGCGCTGTCCAAGATCGCGACGGGCTCGACGGGTACGGTCGAGCCGTTCTCGTTCGTCCTGATGATCGGCACGCTCGGGGTGAACATATTCGTGTCCCAGTACGAGAAGCGCCGCGCGGCCGAGCTGAAAAGCGAGGTTCTTGCGGCGGACGCCCGCCATACGCTTTCCGATGTGTTCGTCTCGATCGGGGTTCTGGCGAGCTTGGGGCTTGTGGCCCTGGGCTACCCGATGGCCGACCCCATTATGACGCTTTTGGTCATGCTGGCCATTCTGAAGGCCGCTTACGAAGTGTTCAGCACGGCTATCGTGACCTTGTCCGACCATGCCGTCATACCGGTCGAGGAGCTTCGCGGGCTGGCGATGTCGGTCGAGGGAGTGGAGGATACCCACCACGAGCGCTCGCGCGGCTCCGAAAGCGAGATCTACTGCGACCTGCATGTCCTTGTGGACGAAGGGATGACGGTGGGGGAGGCCCACCGCGTCGCCGAGGCGGTCGAGCGCACCATCAAGGAGGCTCGCCCCGAAGTCAAAGAGGCCCTCGTGCACATCGAGCCCAACGACGGCCATGTCGATTAG
- a CDS encoding HAD family hydrolase, whose translation MSISGASPKGHRVVLFDVGQTLVRACPDIGEMFWRVSTELGYEVDRRHAVRLQPLVYEYYEAEYLKDGDFWCHQDRSVLIWLDMYALMCRETGLDDEIDRIPRLMYDRYLDARSWEVYGDVVPCLTRLKRRGCRLAAVSNWSNHLEGLLRDLGLLPYFDEVVASAAVGLRKPDPAIFKLALQRLGAAVDSAVHVGDSYEADVCGALNADIEAVLLDREGKSRRPGCPTIASLREL comes from the coding sequence ATGTCGATTAGCGGCGCCTCGCCCAAGGGCCACCGCGTCGTCCTGTTCGATGTCGGACAGACGCTCGTGCGCGCCTGCCCCGATATCGGCGAGATGTTCTGGCGCGTGAGCACCGAGCTTGGCTACGAGGTGGATCGAAGGCACGCGGTGAGGCTCCAGCCGCTGGTGTACGAGTACTACGAAGCCGAGTACCTCAAAGACGGCGACTTCTGGTGCCACCAGGATCGGTCGGTTCTGATATGGCTCGATATGTACGCGCTTATGTGCCGCGAAACGGGTCTTGACGACGAGATCGACCGGATTCCGCGCCTCATGTACGATCGCTACCTCGACGCGCGCTCATGGGAGGTCTACGGCGACGTCGTGCCGTGCCTTACGCGGCTCAAACGGAGGGGATGCCGGTTGGCTGCGGTGTCGAACTGGTCGAACCATCTCGAGGGGCTTCTGCGGGATCTGGGCCTGCTTCCGTATTTCGACGAGGTGGTCGCTTCTGCGGCGGTGGGCTTGCGCAAGCCCGATCCCGCCATCTTCAAGCTGGCGCTGCAGCGGCTGGGCGCGGCGGTCGATAGCGCCGTCCATGTGGGCGATTCGTACGAGGCCGACGTATGCGGGGCCCTGAACGCCGATATCGAGGCCGTGCTGTTGGATCGGGAGGGGAAGAGCCGCCGGCCGGGATGCCCTACGATCGCGAGTCTGCGCGAGCTCTAG